In the Pogona vitticeps strain Pit_001003342236 chromosome 2, PviZW2.1, whole genome shotgun sequence genome, ACAGAAAGAAATGGAACTACTATAAAATAGTGCCTCCACATCCTAAGGCAGACAGAAGACACATGATACCATGGCTGATGATACTGAAACTTGCTGAGACATtcagcagaagaaagaaagaagataagaAAGCACATTCCCCTGTCCTGTTCCCAGCACAGATTATCTGTCAAGTAAGGATGGGATGAatgcttagattttttttttctcattgttttTGCTCTGGTGAAAAAAGCTCTCAGCTATTGCAAGATTTTTCACTATTgaatggggaggggagagcaagGGTTTTCCTTCATCGATAGCAGCATTATGGTGGAAGGGTGGATGGAATTATTTTTGTGCAAAAGAAAACTGTTGTATTTCAtgttaaaagttttattttgaaCAAAATGCACATCCTGAAAtaaaatgatgaaatgaaaaaatGACCCCAAACTCTGGGGATCTTGTTCAGTGAAGAGAaattgggttggttggttggtttgtttttgttttgttctcacctGCAAGAAGAAAACGAGCATGAATTTATACCCCTCCTGCTAAACAACCAAAGCAGACACAGTTCTATATTTAGTATggaaaacaaattcaaagcaatTTGGCAATCCTTATCCAGAAACCACTTTACTATCTTTCTAAATGTGCTTTAAGGACATCAGAGCCTATTCCACCATCAGTTTAGCATGCCTCATGCAGAGGCATCCCACTGCTGTTTATAAGAATTTGTAGATGAGAGAGAGCAGACATTGTAAAACATTTAAATTGTCATCCTCAGCATCCACACGATGTCTCCTGGCAGCCAggttcatgtatgtatgtatgtatgtatgtatgtatgtatgtatgtatgtatgtatgtatgtatgtatgtatgtatgtatgtatgtatgtatgtatgtatgtatgtatgtatgtatgtatgtatgtatgtatttatttatttatttatttatttatttatttatttatttatttaatttataccccacccatctagactgaagtctacccTGGGcagctaaaaattaaaaatggtataaaaacaatataattaaattaaaaacaatagtaatatagttcaagatggggtgggggaattccagtgatgacaggagggaaagcctgcctaaagagccagttctttagtttgctcttaaaaacatccactgagggagccagacagatctctgcggGCAGAGCGTTCCAatggcaaggggccactgccaagaaggcctggtttcttgttctttctctctgggcctccctcagcattaggcccctcagccacccttcctggctagaatgagtggtttgggtagatctaggtgggaggaggcgttccactagattttgaggtcctaaaccatttagggctttatatgtcatcattaacactttgaaatcaatgtggaaacaaacaggcagccaatgcaaggcagccacagTGAGGcaaatgtgctgatattttctcatcccactgagaagtctggccgccgcattctacaccatttgaagcttccacatgaatctcaaaggtagcaccacgtagagtgcattacagtagtctaatcttgagattacaagcgcatggaccagagtggtgagtgccccaacatcaagatactgtagggacgcagctggacaatccaccacagatggaaatacgcagagcagaccactgaagcccattctcctctttccttcacactttcctaatatcagggtgttttccagggagtcttctcttctcatgtgatggccaaagtattggagcctcagcttcaggatctgtccttccagtgagcacttaggattgatttccttcagaattgataggtttgttctctttgcattccaggggactctcaagaacctcctccatcaccacaattcaaaagcatcagttcttcagtggtcagccttctttatggtccagctctcacttccatacatctctactggaaaaactatagctttgattatgtggacctttgttggcaaggtaatgtctctgctttttaagatgcaatctaggtttgtcatcgctttcctcccaatgagcaggcgtcttttaatttcgtggctgctgtcaccatctgcagtgatcatggagcccaagaaagtaaaatctgtcactgaaaCATAATCTGAAACATTATGAACTTGGTAGAGGTATCCACTGAACTGGCAGAACGGTGCTGTGCCATCCAAGAGAACATACTGGTGAacagcagattttaaaaatatacatgaaaATGCTCAGAAATGTCTCCACTCCATACAGTTTTATAACCAAGATTATTCTGGATCACAGAGGTGCCTGGCCATGCTAAGACAGAACTATTTAAAGTTAAGATATGTGATTAATATCTTCAGGATGATGAAGAAGCCTTTCATAGTGGAAAATCACTACCAGATCACTGCTGCTGATTCCAATCAGGCAACAGGACCGGTAGTGATGATTTTACaatattaaaggcttccctcCATTCTGAGGATCTGAAAACCTTTCCCAGGACAAAAGGGTTCCCTAGGGAGCCCCAGAACCTGAAAAAGGGTGGGGCAGAGTTAGGAACATTTAAATTAAACTAAACCAAAGGGCATCATTGCTGAGTGATCACATCATCACTATTTACATGGTGGAGTTGTACCGACTACATTTCAACCACAGAGTTGCTGTTCTGagggaataaatgaagaagaaaagcagactCAGTACACTGCCCTTGACCTATGAGGGATAAAAattaacacataaataaataaccacaATAATGAATGTGCTTGCCCCTTCATACCAGTTACCTTTTGACCAGTGGAGGCTGGGAAAATTAAATctcctctcttcctgttccaCTCTTGATTCAGAGAGGGTAGTAATTCTTCTGTCCTGGCCCTTCGGCCTTCAGGAAGCTTTCTGGCTTTGAACCTCTTGGCCTGGCCTGCTTTGCTCAGCGCCCCCCTCTCACAAGCACCTTCCACTTGCTTAGCCGAAGTGGCTCGAAGCAAGTGTGGGCCCCGTGGGTCCTTTGAGGAAGGAGAAGGGGCTGCTGCACCTCCTGAACCTGTCCCGTCAGAAATGGCTGAGGGCACCTCAGCTGTGAGACAGGAGGCCTGGGCGCTTGTCAGAGCCACTTTCTCTTGCTCCCTGAGGTGGTGGCAGCTGTTGCTGCCACTATAGTGAATCACATTGCCAGAGCGGTGGTGGCCAAAACTATTGACGTAAACGATCTGGAATCTCTCTCGGCCAAAGCGAGACCCAGAAGCAGGCTTCATGCTAGTGGGCCGCACCCGTGGCATTACACAGGAGGGACTCAAAAGTTTCCTCCCCCTCCTTAGCACCACAGGGAGGTGTTAGGGCTGATCCAAAAGCACAGGGGAGAGCAGTGGGAGAGGCTACAAGCTGAGAAATAGCGTTTGTGGATGAGAAaatggtagggtttttttttccacatttggtGCATGGGAAATAAGCACTTACATAGACATCTTGTACTAAGATGATGCATGAATGACTCATACTGCAGCTGCAAGGAGTAAGCAGCTTGTTTCttgtgaaaaagagagaggaagatagGGAATGTAGCATCAAAATATTCCAGCTTCttgccttgaaaaaaaaacacccatttaCACTTACCCTGCTTCCCCgtaataagacctaacctgaaaataagccctagtatgatttttcaggatgccataatataaaccctaaaccaaaaaataatccccagttaaatgaaagcccaccctccaccattgtgcagcaaccagaagaagatcacacaactgtatttgaataaatgtaaa is a window encoding:
- the C2H5orf47 gene encoding uncharacterized protein C5orf47 homolog isoform X1, which produces MPRVRPTSMKPASGSRFGRERFQIVYVNSFGHHRSGNVIHYSGSNSCHHLREQEKVALTSAQASCLTAEVPSAISDGTGSGGAAAPSPSSKDPRGPHLLRATSAKQVEGACERGALSKAGQAKRFKARKLPEGRRARTEELLPSLNQEWNRKRGDLIFPASTGQKSAVWSGVYKVISKMVEENSHFRDRLISCSQFSSEGRNTSENIQTGASCIGTDEAIFGWV
- the C2H5orf47 gene encoding uncharacterized protein C5orf47 homolog isoform X2, yielding MPRVRPTSMKPASGSRFGRERFQIVYVNSFGHHRSGNVIHYSGSNSCHHLREQEKVALTSAQASCLTAEVPSAISDGTGSGGAAAPSPSSKDPRGPHLLRATSAKQVEGACERGALSKAGQAKRFKARKLPEGRRARTEELLPSLNQEWNRKRGDLIFPASTGQKSAVWSGVYKVISKMVEENSHFRDRLISCSQFSSEG
- the C2H5orf47 gene encoding uncharacterized protein C5orf47 homolog isoform X3; translation: MPRVRPTSMKPASGSRFGRERFQIVYVNSFGHHRSGNVIHYSGSNSCHHLREQEKVALTSAQASCLTAEVPSAISDGTGSGGAAAPSPSSKDPRGPHLLRATSAKQVEGACERGALSKAGQAKRFKARKLPEGRRARTEELLPSLNQEWNRKRGDLIFPASTGQKAEIPVRTYKLGLHALAQMKPFLDGYKK